The Acidobacteriota bacterium genome contains a region encoding:
- a CDS encoding RNA polymerase subunit sigma-24, whose product MADIVRKQIVAVEGLTVRERLQAMDDSAVVTAFLGGEERAFSELVTRYQTRLLNFVYRTIGDREKAEDLVQEVFIRVYRHLHRFDRSKKFSTWVYTIASNLAKNELRNRSRNPLVLFQTVQKNFQDEDRPLQFEDTTSRPDDMYRKRHLREIVEESVAKLPEHHRNVFILRELEGKSYEEIAEITECNLGTVKSRLNRARNSFAEIIAPYVD is encoded by the coding sequence ATGGCTGACATCGTCCGTAAGCAAATAGTAGCGGTTGAGGGGTTGACCGTCAGGGAGCGCCTGCAGGCGATGGATGACTCAGCCGTCGTCACAGCATTCCTTGGTGGAGAGGAGCGCGCCTTCTCGGAGCTCGTAACGCGATACCAGACCAGGCTACTCAACTTCGTCTACCGCACCATTGGGGATCGGGAAAAGGCAGAGGATCTGGTGCAGGAAGTTTTCATCAGGGTCTATCGCCACCTGCATCGGTTCGATCGCTCGAAGAAATTCTCGACCTGGGTCTACACGATCGCCTCGAATCTGGCGAAGAACGAGCTGAGAAACCGCTCACGCAACCCGCTGGTTCTCTTTCAGACGGTTCAAAAGAACTTCCAGGATGAGGATCGTCCGCTTCAGTTCGAAGACACGACTTCCCGTCCGGATGATATGTACCGGAAGCGTCACCTGAGAGAGATCGTTGAGGAGAGTGTGGCAAAGCTCCCCGAGCACCACAGGAACGTGTTCATTCTGCGCGAGCTCGAAGGCAAGTCCTACGAGGAAATCGCGGAGATCACGGAGTGCAACCTGGGCACGGTAAAATCGAGACTTAACCGGGCCCGAAACTCGTTCGCGGAAATCATCGCTCCATACGTAGATTAG